Proteins encoded within one genomic window of Micromonospora halotolerans:
- a CDS encoding TIGR03557 family F420-dependent LLM class oxidoreductase, with protein sequence MKIGYFLSSEEYTPAELLEQARGAERAGFEALWISDHYHPWVDAQGQSPFVWSTIGALSQVCRLPVTTAVTCPTVRIHPAVIAQAAATSAVLHEGRFVLGVGSGEALNEHIFGDPWPQADVRLEMLEEAVEVIRELWTGDFVNHHGKHYTVEHARIYTRPDTPPPIYVSGFGGKSIELAARIGDGYVSTMPDANMVRRFRDSGGGDKPCQAGFKAAYADSEDEGARIAYERWPNAGVPGELSQVLPSPRHFEQAAQLVKPEMMKESFVCGRDADAHLEMIDKYAKAGFDEIYVANTGPHWQGLFDLYQRDVLPRLR encoded by the coding sequence ATGAAGATCGGTTACTTTCTGTCCAGCGAGGAGTACACCCCGGCGGAGCTGCTGGAACAGGCGCGCGGCGCCGAGCGGGCCGGCTTCGAGGCACTGTGGATCTCCGACCACTACCACCCCTGGGTCGACGCGCAGGGCCAGAGCCCCTTCGTCTGGTCGACCATCGGCGCCCTCAGCCAGGTCTGCCGGCTGCCGGTGACCACCGCGGTCACCTGCCCGACCGTCCGCATCCACCCCGCGGTGATCGCCCAGGCCGCGGCCACCAGCGCGGTGCTGCACGAGGGACGGTTCGTGCTCGGGGTGGGCAGCGGCGAGGCGCTGAACGAGCACATCTTCGGCGACCCGTGGCCGCAGGCCGACGTCCGGCTGGAGATGCTGGAGGAGGCCGTCGAGGTGATCCGGGAGCTGTGGACCGGCGACTTCGTCAACCACCACGGCAAGCACTACACCGTGGAGCACGCCCGGATCTACACCCGCCCCGACACGCCCCCGCCGATCTACGTCTCCGGCTTCGGTGGGAAGTCGATCGAGCTGGCCGCCCGGATCGGCGACGGCTACGTGAGCACCATGCCCGACGCCAACATGGTGCGCCGGTTCCGCGACTCCGGCGGCGGCGACAAGCCCTGCCAGGCCGGGTTCAAGGCCGCGTACGCCGACAGCGAGGACGAGGGCGCGCGGATCGCGTACGAGCGGTGGCCCAACGCCGGCGTGCCGGGCGAGCTGTCCCAGGTGCTCCCGTCACCGCGCCACTTCGAGCAGGCCGCGCAGCTGGTCAAGCCCGAGATGATGAAGGAGTCGTTCGTCTGCGGCCGGGACGCCGACGCCCACCTGGAGATGATCGACAAGTACGCCAAGGCCGGCTTCGACGAGATCTACGTGGCCAACACCGGCCCGCACTGGCAGGGCCTGTTCGACCTCTACCAGCGCGACGTCCTCCCCCGGCTGCGCTGA
- a CDS encoding cysteine desulfurase-like protein: MPFDIARTRAAYPALTEGFAHFDGAGGTQTARSVIEAVTAAMTAATGNRSTAFVPGRRSLDLVAAARAAVADLLGAEPGGVVLGPSATALTYTLARTLGAGWRPGDEVVVSRLDHDANVRPWVQAAEAAGATVRWAEFDPATGELPAGQYADLVTERTRLVAVTAGSNAIGTVPDVAAIAKTAHAAGALVCVDGVHAVPHGPTDLASLGADFLVTSAYKWSGPHLAAMAADPARWASLRPAKLLPSSDAVPDRFEYGTPSFPLLAGVVAAVDHLATLDPAATGDRRDRVRAGLAAAQAHEEAVFERLLAGLAARPFVTVYGSPARRCPTVSFRVAGSTPADTAAALGAAGVCLSSGDYYAYEYFRTMGLRDSGGAVRASVYHYNTVEEVDRLLTELDRLAAAGERMAG, from the coding sequence ATGCCCTTCGACATCGCCCGCACCCGGGCTGCCTACCCCGCCCTGACCGAGGGCTTCGCCCACTTCGACGGCGCCGGCGGCACCCAGACCGCCCGGTCGGTGATCGAGGCGGTCACCGCCGCCATGACCGCCGCCACCGGCAACCGGAGCACCGCGTTCGTCCCGGGCCGGCGGTCGCTGGACCTGGTGGCCGCGGCTCGTGCCGCGGTGGCCGACCTGCTCGGCGCGGAGCCGGGTGGCGTGGTGCTGGGCCCGAGCGCCACGGCGCTGACGTACACCCTGGCCCGGACGCTCGGCGCGGGCTGGCGGCCGGGCGACGAGGTGGTGGTCTCCCGGCTGGACCACGACGCCAACGTCCGGCCGTGGGTGCAGGCGGCCGAGGCCGCCGGGGCCACGGTGCGCTGGGCCGAGTTCGACCCGGCGACGGGCGAGCTGCCCGCCGGCCAGTACGCCGACCTGGTCACCGAGCGCACCCGGCTGGTGGCGGTGACCGCCGGCAGCAACGCGATCGGCACCGTGCCGGACGTGGCGGCGATCGCCAAGACAGCGCACGCGGCGGGCGCGCTGGTCTGCGTGGACGGGGTCCACGCGGTGCCGCACGGCCCCACCGACCTGGCCTCGCTCGGCGCGGACTTCCTGGTGACCAGCGCCTACAAGTGGTCCGGGCCGCACCTGGCCGCGATGGCCGCCGACCCGGCCCGCTGGGCGTCGCTGCGCCCGGCCAAGCTGCTCCCCTCCTCCGACGCGGTCCCGGACCGGTTCGAGTACGGCACCCCGAGCTTCCCGCTGCTGGCCGGCGTGGTCGCGGCGGTGGACCACCTGGCCACCCTGGATCCGGCCGCGACCGGCGACCGCCGGGACCGGGTCCGGGCCGGGCTGGCCGCCGCCCAGGCGCACGAGGAGGCCGTCTTCGAGCGACTGCTCGCCGGGCTGGCCGCCCGCCCCTTCGTCACCGTCTACGGCTCGCCGGCCCGGCGTTGCCCGACGGTGTCGTTCCGGGTGGCCGGGTCGACCCCGGCGGACACCGCGGCGGCGCTGGGCGCGGCCGGCGTCTGCCTCTCCTCCGGCGACTACTACGCCTACGAGTACTTCCGGACGATGGGCCTGCGGGACAGCGGCGGCGCGGTCCGCGCGAGCGTGTACCACTACAACACCGTCGAGGAGGTGGACCGCTTGCTGACCGAACTCGACCGGCTGGCCGCCGCCGGGGAGAGAATGGCCGGGTGA
- a CDS encoding helix-turn-helix domain-containing protein, whose translation MDTELRRQVFDTEQVPAADRFGLWLDMLASTPGLMRVRTEHADNFVARSEFLDLGQMQLVRHRYPSLDGTRTRKLIQRSDADYYVLALTLAGTGIADQDGQRGICTAGDFTFYDCARPQELSHHGDDGDQPVSSIVAFIPYEALPLANRRLAPLFAGRMSGAEGIAALLADYLIRLTDHPEQYHAADAERLGGIGLDLISTMLGRHLVSEDAVPTEVRRRALLAQVRSHVRQHLGDAALSPQSIADAHHVSVRSLHRLFEAEETTVAAYIRDERLERCRRDLADPALADRPIQLVAGRWGFRDKAHFSRAFRAAYGETPQAYRARHLHAARIVNTAASAVNSGRTY comes from the coding sequence ATGGACACGGAACTCAGGCGGCAGGTCTTCGACACCGAACAGGTGCCCGCCGCCGACCGCTTCGGACTGTGGCTGGACATGCTCGCCAGCACGCCCGGGCTCATGCGGGTACGCACCGAGCACGCCGACAACTTCGTCGCCCGGTCGGAGTTCCTCGACCTGGGTCAGATGCAGCTCGTCCGCCACCGCTACCCCTCGCTGGACGGGACCCGGACCCGGAAGCTCATCCAACGCTCCGACGCGGACTACTACGTGCTCGCGCTGACCCTCGCCGGCACCGGCATCGCGGACCAGGACGGGCAGCGCGGCATCTGCACCGCCGGCGACTTCACCTTCTACGACTGTGCCCGGCCGCAGGAACTCAGCCACCACGGCGACGACGGGGACCAGCCCGTCAGCTCGATCGTGGCCTTCATCCCGTACGAGGCGCTGCCGCTGGCGAACCGCCGGCTCGCCCCCCTGTTCGCCGGCCGGATGTCCGGCGCCGAGGGGATCGCGGCCCTGCTGGCCGACTACCTCATCCGGCTCACCGACCATCCCGAGCAGTACCACGCGGCGGACGCGGAGCGGCTGGGCGGCATCGGGCTCGACCTGATCTCCACCATGCTGGGCCGGCACCTGGTCTCCGAGGACGCGGTGCCCACCGAGGTCCGCCGTCGGGCCCTGCTGGCCCAGGTGCGCTCGCACGTCCGCCAGCACCTCGGCGACGCCGCGCTGAGCCCGCAGTCGATCGCCGACGCGCACCACGTCTCGGTCCGGTCGCTGCACCGGCTCTTCGAGGCCGAGGAGACCACCGTGGCGGCGTACATCCGGGACGAGCGGCTGGAGCGGTGCCGCCGGGACCTCGCCGACCCGGCGCTGGCCGACCGGCCGATCCAGCTCGTCGCCGGCCGCTGGGGCTTCCGGGACAAGGCCCACTTCAGCCGGGCGTTCCGGGCCGCGTACGGGGAGACCCCGCAGGCGTACCGGGCGCGCCACCTGCATGCGGCACGGATCGTCAACACGGCGGCGTCCGCAGTCAACTCCGGCCGGACATACTGA
- a CDS encoding DNA topoisomerase IB, translating to MRLRRSDPGGPGYGRRRRGKGWLFVDAKGAAVRDPDALARLRELVIPPAWQDVWISPHPNGHIQATGIDAAGRKQYLYHPKWREKRDEAKFDHVLEVAHRLPVLRDRVEHDLALRGLRRERILATVARLLDMGMFRVGSDQYATGEDATFGVSTLRPEHARSRGGCVVFEFPAKGGIEQVRRIEDPELCRVLTNLRRRRRAEERLFGYWDGRTWRDVRSDEVNDYLREASGGEMTAKDFRTWHATVLAATELATAGPQRSTTARRRAVAAVMRAVAELLGNTPTVARTSYVDPRIVDLYHDGVLAPVQPDMPREAVEKAVLVLLEEEAG from the coding sequence GTGCGATTGCGGCGTAGTGATCCGGGCGGGCCGGGCTACGGACGCCGGCGGCGCGGCAAGGGCTGGCTCTTCGTCGACGCGAAGGGCGCGGCGGTGCGCGACCCCGACGCGCTGGCCCGGCTGCGCGAGCTGGTCATCCCGCCGGCCTGGCAGGACGTGTGGATCTCGCCGCACCCGAACGGGCACATCCAGGCCACCGGGATCGACGCGGCCGGCCGCAAGCAGTACCTCTACCACCCGAAGTGGCGGGAGAAGCGGGACGAGGCCAAGTTCGACCACGTGCTGGAGGTGGCCCACCGGCTGCCCGTGCTGCGTGACCGGGTCGAGCACGACCTGGCGCTGCGCGGCCTGCGGCGGGAGCGGATCCTGGCCACCGTCGCCCGCCTGCTCGACATGGGCATGTTCCGGGTCGGCAGCGACCAGTACGCCACCGGTGAGGACGCGACCTTCGGCGTCTCCACCCTGCGCCCCGAGCACGCCCGCTCGCGCGGCGGCTGCGTGGTCTTCGAGTTCCCGGCGAAGGGCGGCATCGAGCAGGTCCGCCGGATCGAGGACCCGGAGCTGTGCCGGGTGCTGACCAACCTGCGCCGCCGCCGGCGGGCCGAGGAGCGCCTGTTCGGCTACTGGGACGGCCGGACCTGGCGGGACGTGCGCAGCGACGAGGTCAACGACTACCTGCGCGAGGCCAGCGGCGGGGAGATGACGGCCAAGGACTTCCGCACCTGGCATGCCACCGTGCTGGCCGCGACCGAGCTGGCCACGGCCGGCCCGCAGCGCTCCACGACGGCCCGCCGGCGGGCGGTGGCGGCGGTGATGCGCGCGGTCGCCGAGCTGCTCGGCAACACCCCCACCGTGGCCCGCACGTCCTACGTGGACCCCCGGATCGTCGACCTCTATCACGACGGGGTGCTGGCCCCGGTGCAGCCGGACATGCCGCGCGAGGCCGTGGAGAAGGCCGTTCTGGTGCTGCTGGAGGAGGAGGCGGGCTGA
- a CDS encoding RecQ family ATP-dependent DNA helicase, translating into MRLTTHSTTLRRAAKSLFGWTALRPNQLAAMRAVMKRRDALVVLPTGAGKSAIYQIPASLIPGPTVVISPLLALQQDQIAALNERQRPELRAVRISSDESAAQQAEAIEEIRAGRAEFLFITPEALSNPERLAEVRALKPALVAIDEAHCISAWGHDFRPDYLALGHLIEGIGRPPVVALTATASPPVRDDIVARLRLRDPEVVVSGLDRPNLFLEVAHCPTDDYRWRRLLALLRDDERPGIIYVPTRRAAEELAQRLTEAGFPAQYYHGGMPTGARNELHEAFLADQVPIMVATSAFGMGIDKPNIAWVVHMALPDSPDSYFQEIGRAGRDGAPARVLLLWRAEDVGLQRYFSGGLPDENELAELAALLRKQPRTKKELRELTGLGPRKLGQYLSLLEQVGAAEPRARQRIAAPRYAPAAAESGRAALAEAERQQTVTRSRTDMMRAFAETTGCRGQALLAYFGEQMSEVCGHCDNCHAGTSVASEGAVGPFPVHSQVRHPEWGTGLVLSYEEDRMTVLFDEVGYKTLSVRVVSEQGLLELD; encoded by the coding sequence ATGAGACTGACCACGCACTCCACGACCCTGCGCCGCGCGGCCAAGAGCCTCTTCGGCTGGACCGCCCTCCGGCCCAACCAGCTGGCCGCCATGCGGGCGGTCATGAAGCGCCGCGACGCCCTGGTGGTGCTGCCCACCGGCGCCGGCAAGTCGGCGATCTACCAGATCCCGGCCAGCCTGATCCCGGGCCCCACGGTGGTCATCTCCCCGCTGCTCGCCCTCCAGCAGGACCAGATCGCCGCGCTGAACGAGCGGCAACGGCCCGAGCTGCGGGCGGTCCGGATCAGCTCCGACGAGAGCGCGGCCCAGCAGGCCGAGGCGATCGAGGAGATCCGGGCGGGTCGCGCCGAGTTCCTGTTCATCACCCCGGAGGCGCTGAGCAACCCGGAGCGGCTGGCCGAGGTCCGCGCGCTCAAGCCGGCGCTCGTGGCGATCGACGAGGCGCACTGCATCTCCGCCTGGGGGCACGACTTCCGCCCGGACTACCTGGCGCTCGGCCACCTCATCGAGGGCATCGGCCGGCCGCCGGTGGTGGCGCTGACCGCCACCGCCTCCCCGCCGGTGCGCGACGACATCGTGGCCCGGCTGCGGCTGCGCGACCCCGAGGTGGTGGTGTCCGGGCTGGACCGGCCCAACCTCTTCCTGGAGGTGGCGCACTGCCCCACCGACGACTACCGGTGGCGGCGGCTGCTCGCCCTGCTCCGCGACGACGAGCGGCCCGGCATCATCTACGTGCCGACCCGGCGGGCGGCCGAGGAACTCGCCCAGCGGCTCACCGAGGCCGGCTTCCCGGCCCAGTACTACCACGGCGGGATGCCGACCGGCGCGCGCAACGAGCTGCACGAGGCCTTCCTCGCCGACCAGGTGCCGATCATGGTGGCGACCTCGGCGTTCGGCATGGGCATCGACAAGCCGAACATCGCCTGGGTGGTGCACATGGCACTGCCCGACTCGCCGGACAGCTACTTCCAGGAGATCGGCCGGGCCGGCCGGGACGGCGCGCCCGCCCGGGTGCTGCTGCTCTGGCGCGCCGAGGACGTCGGTCTCCAGCGCTACTTCAGCGGCGGCCTGCCCGACGAGAACGAGCTGGCCGAGCTCGCCGCCCTGCTGCGCAAGCAGCCCCGCACCAAGAAGGAACTGCGCGAGCTGACCGGCCTCGGGCCGCGCAAGCTCGGCCAGTACTTGTCCCTGCTGGAGCAGGTGGGCGCCGCGGAACCCCGGGCCCGCCAGCGGATCGCCGCCCCCCGGTACGCCCCGGCGGCCGCCGAGTCCGGCCGCGCCGCCCTGGCCGAGGCGGAGCGGCAGCAGACCGTGACCCGGTCGCGGACCGACATGATGCGCGCCTTCGCGGAGACCACGGGCTGCCGGGGGCAGGCGCTGCTGGCGTACTTCGGTGAGCAGATGAGCGAGGTCTGCGGGCACTGCGACAACTGCCACGCCGGCACGAGCGTCGCGTCCGAGGGCGCGGTGGGGCCGTTTCCCGTGCACAGCCAGGTGCGCCACCCCGAGTGGGGCACCGGCCTGGTGCTCAGCTACGAGGAGGACCGGATGACGGTGCTCTTCGACGAGGTGGGCTACAAGACGCTGTCCGTCCGCGTGGTGTCCGAACAGGGCCTACTGGAGCTGGACTAG
- a CDS encoding glycoside hydrolase family 3 protein — MSERTVGATGDLAALAAAVLQPGFVGTTPPPWVCRWLAEGLGSVVLFARNVVDHEQVAALTATLRAERPDVIVAIDEEAGDVTRIESVRGSSRPGNLALGAVDDPALTEAVARDLGAELAGVGVTLNYAPDADVNSNPENPVIGVRSFGADPALVARHTAAWVRGLQAGGVAACAKHFPGHGDTRVDSHHDLPRIGGDRARLDAVELAPFRAAVAAGAQAVMTGHLLVPALDPELPATLSPRILGRLLREELGFGGVVVTDAVEMRAVADRYGFAGAAVRALAAGADAICVGGERATEADARELRDAIVAAVVAGELPEERLAEAAKRVGQLAAWTVAARSGRSGARPGDAGSAVGLAAARRALRVVAAAGGLPLAGPAHVVEFAPPRNIAIGEETPWGIAAPLTDLAPGTTTARYARDEVPADPAAAAAGRPLVLVVRDLHRHDWMRDAVSRALTARPDAVVVELGVPELVTGAVHVATHGATRASALAAAELLAGPR, encoded by the coding sequence ATGAGTGAGCGGACCGTGGGAGCGACCGGAGACCTGGCGGCCCTGGCGGCCGCCGTCCTGCAACCGGGGTTCGTCGGCACCACACCGCCGCCGTGGGTCTGCCGCTGGCTCGCCGAGGGGCTCGGGTCGGTGGTCCTCTTCGCCCGCAACGTCGTCGACCACGAGCAGGTCGCCGCGCTGACCGCGACCCTGCGCGCCGAGCGGCCCGACGTGATCGTGGCCATCGACGAGGAGGCCGGCGACGTCACCCGGATCGAGTCGGTCCGCGGCAGTTCCCGGCCGGGCAACCTGGCCCTCGGCGCGGTCGACGACCCGGCCCTGACCGAGGCGGTCGCCCGCGACCTGGGCGCCGAGCTGGCCGGCGTCGGCGTCACGCTCAACTACGCCCCGGACGCCGACGTCAACTCCAACCCGGAGAACCCGGTGATCGGGGTGCGCTCGTTCGGCGCCGACCCGGCCCTCGTCGCTCGGCACACCGCCGCCTGGGTCCGCGGCCTGCAGGCCGGCGGCGTCGCGGCCTGCGCCAAGCACTTCCCCGGGCACGGCGACACCCGGGTCGACTCCCACCACGACCTGCCCCGCATCGGTGGCGACCGGGCCCGGCTGGACGCCGTCGAGCTGGCCCCGTTCCGGGCCGCCGTGGCGGCCGGGGCGCAGGCGGTGATGACCGGGCACCTGCTGGTGCCCGCCCTGGACCCGGAGCTGCCGGCCACCCTCAGCCCGCGCATCCTGGGCCGCCTGCTCCGCGAGGAGCTGGGCTTCGGCGGCGTGGTGGTCACCGACGCGGTGGAGATGCGGGCCGTGGCCGACCGGTACGGCTTCGCGGGGGCGGCGGTCCGCGCGCTCGCCGCCGGGGCCGACGCGATCTGCGTCGGCGGCGAGCGGGCCACCGAGGCCGACGCCCGCGAGCTGCGGGACGCCATCGTGGCCGCGGTCGTCGCGGGCGAGCTGCCCGAGGAGCGGCTGGCCGAGGCGGCGAAGCGGGTCGGGCAGCTCGCCGCCTGGACGGTCGCCGCCCGGTCCGGCCGGTCCGGCGCCCGGCCCGGCGACGCCGGCTCGGCGGTCGGCCTGGCCGCCGCCCGCCGGGCCCTGCGGGTGGTCGCCGCCGCGGGCGGGCTGCCGCTGGCCGGCCCGGCGCACGTGGTGGAGTTCGCCCCGCCCCGCAACATCGCCATCGGCGAGGAGACCCCGTGGGGGATCGCGGCGCCCCTGACCGACCTGGCGCCCGGCACCACGACCGCCCGGTACGCCCGGGACGAGGTCCCCGCCGACCCGGCCGCCGCCGCGGCCGGCCGCCCGCTGGTGCTGGTGGTGCGGGACCTGCACCGGCACGACTGGATGCGGGACGCCGTGTCCCGCGCCCTGACCGCCCGCCCGGACGCGGTGGTGGTCGAGCTGGGCGTGCCCGAGCTAGTCACCGGGGCGGTGCACGTGGCGACCCACGGCGCGACCCGGGCCTCCGCCCTCGCCGCCGCCGAACTGCTCGCCGGCCCCCGCTGA
- a CDS encoding GNAT family N-acetyltransferase has protein sequence MSFLVEENPARRRFEILVDDALAGFTEYVPRGEVLVFTHTQVDERYQNMGVGSALIGGTLDQIRERGGRIVTQCEFMTRFIQRHSEYADLVVAEP, from the coding sequence GTGAGCTTCCTGGTCGAGGAGAACCCCGCACGGCGCCGCTTCGAGATCCTGGTCGACGACGCGCTGGCCGGCTTCACCGAATACGTGCCGCGCGGTGAGGTGCTGGTCTTCACGCACACCCAGGTGGACGAGCGCTACCAGAACATGGGGGTGGGCTCGGCGCTGATCGGGGGCACGCTGGACCAGATCCGCGAGCGCGGCGGCCGCATCGTGACGCAGTGCGAGTTCATGACCCGGTTCATCCAGCGCCACTCCGAGTACGCCGACCTGGTGGTCGCCGAGCCCTGA
- a CDS encoding DUF1206 domain-containing protein: protein MSLTRNAGATAAQAANSRWLELLTRAGFIGYGIVHLLFAWLAVQIAFGKSGEEGNQNGALRTLGAQPLGKFLLVAIAVGLFAMAIWQAFEAVIGHRFLRGKEKLFERIASVVRVIVFVWLGWTAIKVFQDASSNAADQQQQFTEKLMASEGGRWLVGLAGLVLAAVGIGMVIYGLKKKFERNLKTGEMSPKTHTLARRLGMAGYAARGAVFAIAGVLIVTAAVTYDPEKARGLDAALRTLRDQSYGPVLLTLMALGIAAFGLYCFLQSRYRRV, encoded by the coding sequence ATGTCTCTCACCCGGAACGCCGGAGCCACCGCCGCCCAGGCCGCGAACAGCAGGTGGCTCGAACTGTTGACCCGGGCCGGCTTCATCGGCTACGGGATCGTGCACCTCCTCTTCGCCTGGCTGGCCGTGCAGATCGCCTTCGGCAAGTCGGGGGAGGAGGGCAACCAGAACGGCGCCCTGCGCACCCTGGGCGCCCAGCCGCTCGGCAAGTTCCTCCTCGTCGCCATCGCCGTCGGGCTCTTCGCCATGGCGATCTGGCAGGCGTTCGAGGCGGTCATCGGCCACCGCTTCCTGCGTGGCAAGGAAAAGCTGTTCGAGCGGATCGCCTCCGTCGTCCGCGTGATCGTCTTCGTCTGGCTGGGCTGGACCGCCATCAAGGTCTTCCAGGACGCCAGCAGCAACGCCGCCGACCAGCAGCAGCAGTTCACCGAGAAGCTCATGGCGTCCGAGGGCGGCCGGTGGCTGGTCGGGCTGGCCGGCCTGGTGCTCGCCGCGGTCGGCATCGGCATGGTGATCTACGGGCTCAAGAAGAAGTTCGAGCGCAACCTGAAGACCGGCGAGATGAGCCCGAAGACGCACACCCTGGCCCGCCGCCTCGGCATGGCCGGGTACGCGGCCCGGGGCGCCGTCTTCGCCATCGCCGGTGTGCTCATCGTGACCGCCGCCGTGACGTACGACCCGGAGAAGGCCCGCGGCCTGGACGCCGCCCTGCGTACCCTCCGCGACCAGTCGTACGGGCCGGTGCTGCTCACGCTCATGGCGCTCGGCATCGCCGCCTTCGGCCTCTACTGCTTCCTCCAGTCGCGGTATCGCCGGGTGTGA
- a CDS encoding glycosyltransferase family 9 protein — translation MILVLRALGVGDLATAVPALRGLRAGLPGRELVLAAPAWLAPLAALTGAIDRVLPTTGLADRAAWPGPPPEVAVNLHGRGPGSHRMLAAARPGRLLAYRNAEAGHLTGPAWDDDEHEVRRWCRLLHWYGLPADPGDLALRRPPAAADPARATVLHPGSKIPAKRWPAGRFAALARILTARGHRVVLTGSTDERDLAARVARDAGLPPDAVLAGRTGLAELAALVAEARLVVSGDTGIAHLATGYGTASVVLFGPVPPAHWGPPPDRPRHRVLGFPPHDGIDRDWAGSGGVGTHPTLAAIEVDEVVAAVDEAERAVRVSGAIAA, via the coding sequence GTGATCCTGGTGCTGCGGGCGCTCGGGGTCGGCGACCTGGCCACCGCGGTCCCGGCGCTGCGTGGCCTGCGCGCCGGCCTCCCGGGCCGGGAGCTGGTGCTGGCCGCGCCGGCCTGGCTGGCGCCGCTGGCCGCGCTGACCGGGGCGATCGACCGGGTGCTGCCGACCACCGGGCTGGCCGACCGGGCGGCGTGGCCCGGCCCGCCGCCGGAGGTGGCGGTCAACCTGCACGGGCGGGGGCCGGGTTCGCACCGGATGCTCGCCGCCGCCCGGCCGGGCCGGTTGCTCGCCTACCGCAACGCCGAGGCCGGGCACCTGACCGGCCCGGCCTGGGACGACGACGAGCACGAGGTGCGCCGCTGGTGCCGGCTGCTGCACTGGTACGGCCTCCCGGCCGACCCCGGCGACCTGGCGCTGCGCCGGCCGCCCGCCGCCGCCGACCCGGCCCGGGCCACCGTGCTGCACCCGGGCAGCAAGATCCCCGCGAAGCGCTGGCCGGCGGGTCGCTTCGCCGCGCTGGCCCGGATCCTCACCGCCCGGGGACACCGGGTGGTGCTCACCGGCTCGACCGACGAGCGGGACCTGGCCGCCCGGGTGGCCCGGGACGCGGGGCTGCCACCGGACGCGGTGCTCGCCGGCCGGACCGGCCTGGCCGAGCTGGCCGCGCTGGTGGCCGAAGCCCGGCTGGTGGTCAGCGGGGACACCGGCATCGCGCACCTGGCCACCGGCTACGGCACCGCCTCGGTGGTCCTCTTCGGGCCGGTGCCGCCGGCGCACTGGGGCCCGCCGCCCGACCGGCCCCGGCACCGGGTGCTCGGGTTCCCGCCCCACGACGGGATCGACCGGGATTGGGCCGGTTCCGGCGGGGTAGGAACCCACCCGACGTTGGCGGCCATCGAGGTCGACGAGGTGGTGGCCGCCGTGGACGAGGCGGAACGGGCGGTGCGGGTCTCCGGTGCGATTGCGGCGTAG